In Methanofollis aquaemaris, the genomic window CGATCTCGGTCTCACCGTCGTACACTCCTTGAAGAAGGGCACTGAGAGTCGAAACCTGAAACAGTGTCTCACTCTCCCCGATGTTCCCGGCAAAACTATCATAAAAAGAGGAGGAAGCGAAGATTCCGGCCACCGCAATGACCATCAAGAAGAGGGCAAGTTTCCATTCCTGGGGTTTCATGGGTCGTTCCCTCTGCCAAGAGGGGTGACCGTCGTCTTCTTTCCGACGATCACCGAATAGGTGTCGACTTCCTTGTTGTACTTCACCTTTACATTAGCGAAGAAGAGAAGATCCCCATATTCTGCAGTCAGGAGAGACGCATTCTCTTCGTTCATGGCATACTCCGGAAGGACGGCATACACCGGTTTCTTCGTCGTCCCGTCACAGATCTTGACTACATGTCGTTTCTCGTCCCCGATCTCCCCCGACATCCTGGCGGCACAGAGGTTGACCTGCCTGCCGACATGAGAGGAGAGGGCACCGAGATGGGCCGACTTCGCCGGTCTCTCCAGATCTCCCCAGCGCGTGAGGCCGTCAGCGCGCAGCACGGCATACGAGACCTTGATATCGGTGTTCCTGAACCGATACCCTTCTTTTCCGGCGACAAGGGCCTCCATGAGTCTTGGGGGTCTGATCTCCGGGCCGCTCTCGAAGGTCCAGCAACGTTCGGGCTGGCAGGGGGCACCCCAGAGATAGGTGCAGGGGGCATAGACTGTCATCCCGCTGCCGACGAGGGCGCGCTGCACCTCGCGCAGGCCGGTCGAGGTCTCTTTCTCGGCGGGCTCGGCGAGGAGAATCGATCCCTCCGGGGAGAGGAATCGGGCATATCCGGCAACAAGATCAGCTTTTTCCTCCGATCCAAGGCCCCGGAGTTCATTGAGGACATTGGAAAATACGATGAGGTCGAAAGAGCCCGTGAGGACGTCCTCAGGCGGGTTACAGAGGTCGGCCATGACCGGATCCCTGACTGAAACCACCCCTTTGTGTCCGGCATATGGCCTGACAATCGCCGCGTAAGCCTCAAGGTTTTCCTCAGACCGGTCAAGACCGGTGACCTCAGCGGTCGCTCCTTCAAGTCTCCCGAAATAATCAACGACCGCGGCCGAGACGACGCCCGGACCGCATCCCACATCGAGTACCCTCAGATGGCGGGGAAGGAGCCCCTCGGTCACGAGACGGTGAAGGAGAAGTTCGGTCTGGACAAGGTAGACCGGGGTGTGATAGGCCAGATAGGCGAAGACATTATAGCCCTTCTCGTACGAGATCTCCCGCCGTCGGCCCCGAGCCCAGTACTGCCCTTTCTGGGCGACGACCGCCGCCCTGATCCGTTCGAGGACGACCCTGTCGTCCCAGGCCTTCCCGGTTTTTCTGCCGATGTATTCTTCGATCAACCGTTCAAGCCGTCTCGGCACCCGTGGAGCCGAAAAAAAGACCTCCTGTTTCCTGGCCCCCTCAGGAGAAAGGAGAAGTGGGTCAGAGGGTCGCGTCATAGAGAATGTATCGCTTCCTGCCCATATACGCTTACGGGCCGGTGACATCCCCCGAGGAGACGAGACCGGTGATACACCCGGTCTCATCCCGCACGATGGTATTGTGCCAGAGAACCTCCACCTCACGCCCATCTCTGGTGATGACAGGGGTGGTCTCTTCCTCGGGTGGGACGACGACCCCCTCCATCAACCGTCTGAAATTTCCTTCAAACCTCTCCCTGAGGGAGGCCGGGACGAGAGTTGCAAACCAATTCTTCCCCACAAGTTCATCTTCACGGTACCCGAGGATCCGGCACCCCATCCGATTCATCCGCTCGATCGTCCCATCGGTTCTGATCACCGCGATCATCACCCCGGCCACCTCGAGGTAGCGCTCGGCCCGGTCACGCTCCATTCGCACTCTTTCCTGGGCATGGATGCGGCCGATCACATTACTGACCTGCGCGGCGACCGTCTCAAGGGCATGCGTGGCGTAGGCCGGGACCACAGCATGGTGACGGGATGCTACAACCAGGACTGCAACCGGCAGACCCTGACACATGATCGGCCTGGAAGCCACGACAGCAAGTGTCTCATCTGCAAAAGGACCAAGTGCCGGATCGGTTGTCGCAAGCACGACACCAGGACAGGATTTCACCTCTCCCTCAAGGAAAGGACCCACCGCCGGACCCGCAGGAACCCTGGCCATTGCTTCAGAGAATTTTTCGGAGAGACCGGACGCACCGACAAGAATCAGGTCACCAGTTGTCTCGTCGACCGCAAAGACAACACCGGCCTCCATTCCTGACACCTGAAGAGAGGTCTTGAGGCAGAGAGAGAGAGCCTCACCAAGGCCCGTCGCCGATCCCAGAGCCAGAGCAAGGTCTCGCTGCTCGCGCAGGAGGAGATCGGCCCTTACATGAGTTGTGATGTCGCAGATGATGGAGAGGATATACTTTAACTCGCCGTCCCCACCTGAGATCGGGATCTTCTTGACCTGAAGGAAATGTTTTTCTCTCCCTTTGAGGGTGACCGCAGTCTCAGGGCATTCATAAGGGACCATCCGCTTTCGGACCTCTTCCTCCCCGCAGGACATGAAAGGAACGAGGTGAGGGGGGAAGATCTCCTCGTCTCTCTTCCCGGTGAACTCTTTCGAGCACATCCCCGCAAATTCCTCAGCCGCCCGATTGAAGAAGACATAGGTTCCTTCTCTGACCTCTTTGACAAAGACCATATCAGGGATGTTCTGGACGATCGAATGGAGAAACGACTTCCAACCTCGCATGCGCCGTTCTGCCTGCTGTCGCTCGGTGACATCCCTGGCCACCATCCGATAACCGGCAAAACACCCTATCTCATCAAAATTGGGAGTGCCGCTCGCTTCAAAGACGATCCTGCCACCATTCCGATGCATCATCGGAATTGAAACCATGGAAAAGGGCTTCTTCGAATGGAGATGTTCTTCGAGACGTTTTTTCACCTTCTCATGCTCTGCCGGAGGGACGAAGTCCATGATATTGTGCCCTTCGACTTCTTCAGGAGCATAGCCAAGAAGGTCAAAACTCTTCGGGCTGACATAGACAAAGGTCCAGGCCTCGTCTATATTCCAGATGATGTCGTTGATGTCCTCGACAAGGGCCCTGAACTTCGCTTCTCCCTCCCTGAGTGCCTCTTCTGAACGCTTCTGCTCGGTGATGTCTTCGAGAAGAATGGTGATTCCCGGACTGCCGTCATTGAAGACAGTCGAAAGGACTTTCATCCTGAAGAAGAGTTCGCCATCAGCCCTGAGAAACCGGACCTCCTCGACGACATCCTGCCCTTCGAGGGCGGCCTCGATACGGCCCCGGATCAGGGGGTGATCAAAGGCTGAGAGGCGGGACTCACCCAGGGGTTTTCCGACCACTTCATCCCGGGTGGCCTGAACGACCTCAAGGACACGGTCGTTGGCCTGGACAACGGTGAATTCATGGTTGAGGACGAAGACACCATCCGCGGAGAGGTTGATCACCGCCGAGAGGGGGACGCGCTGGGAGAGATAGAAGACCTTGGCCTTGCCATAGGTGCGCATCTCCAACTCACCGGCGATGAGGAGCATATCAAGATATCTGGAGACGGTGTTTCTGTTGACCCCGAGGCCCCTTGAGAGATCGCTGACCGACATGCCACGCGGATTCGCCTTCAGTCGGTCCAGGATCCGGGAGATCTCTTCAGGATAGGGGTTCATGCCATATTTAATCTGCCACCGGCCAGTACTTATCGGTTTCGCTGATGCGAGGCATTGTGCTCGACCATATTGCCTCACCTCAATGCAAGGCAATAAACGAAAATAATATATATCACTAAAAGCAACATAGTGATCGCCGGTGCCTTGTCGGACACGGGGAAGTTCGAACAGGGCGGCAGCAACAGACAGGAACACACAGCAGCAGGCACCAGTTATCACCTGAGCACGATAATTCACCTACGAACTATCACCTAACTCAAAGAGGCATCATGACACACAGGCGGCGCCTGCATGCTACCACCTCTCAATACGTCAACATTCATCCGGCGGGGGGGCGGACACCCTCCCACCTGTGCAACAATACACGTACACTCCTCATAGGGGGGATCTATCCCCCCAATTCCCACTCCTGACAGACATTTCTCCGACATCTTCAGATCAATACGAGTATCTCTCTGTATGCCCCAATGACACAGACGAGAGGTACGCGAGATGGAGATCACCGTTGCACGCAGCTTCTTCTGGGAGCATATTTGGGCCACCCTCTGGGAAGAGAACGACGCGGACCCCGAGGAGTCAGCACTCCTTCATCTCTTTCTCATCAGACGGGGGCGTGACATTGGTTTTGCTGCCCATGTCGCCACAGAGGCATTCTCGGATGAACAAGCGAAGAAGAAGTTCAGAGAAGCACTTTCGAGGGCACTCTCCAGAGATGTCCCGGAACTCGCAGGGAAGGAGCGAACAGACTATTTCTGGCATTGTTATATCGAGAAACTCGAGAGAGGAGACCTCCGCGGCGCACGGATGATGGAGACGGCCCTTGCCGCAGGCGTCGGGACCGATGACGGCTATCTTGCCCCACCGGTCCCGGCAGGGGAATCTCCGGGGATGCGGTGCTGGACACAGCAGGAGAAGGCGATCGTGACCCACCTGGCCAGGTGGTCAGACCTCTACTTCGAGGCGCCTTTCTTCACCGACTTTCCGAAGACCCAGATCATCCCGGCAGAACTTGAAACCGCCTCATTTACCTTCGTCACCCTTGGAAAATTGCTCGGAGGTGCGATACCACCAGGCGGTGCAGAATCATTCGAGAAGTATGTCGACGACGCAGCGGCAAGTATCGCCCTCTTCTGGTTTATCGGGATGAAGAGAAAGGAACAGATCGCTCTTCTCAACACCACATATCCTTTCTCTATCGAGGAAGAGACTCTGGATGCTTTCGTCGACCTTTTTGACGACTATGAAACGCTCCTTGAGGATGCCACCGATCTGGTCAGGCGAGGGTTTGGCGAAGAGGCCAGGACGGTTTACGCCTATATCATCCTCCATGATCGGAACCCGATCCATAGACACGCGGCATACACAAACCTGGCCGTACTCTTCAGAGATGATGACGAAACCGGCAGGGCGGTCGAATGTGCGGAACGGGCCCTCTCCGTCCTGGAGGCCGGAGCAGATCCTGATCCGCATCTTCTCGCTCTCGCCAGAAAAGACGTCGGAGAGACCAATTTTCTGGACGGAAATATCGAGAGCGCAGGAATTGCCATCTCCTCAGCCATCCGGGCGGCAGAAGATCTCCCCCCTGAACAGGCCGCCCCGCTCCTCTGGGGAATCGCCTCATCCCTGCGGCGGATCGGACAATTTGAAGACGAGTACGCTGTTCTGACCAGGGTTCTGGATCTTGAAGATACCGGTGAGGCCATGGACGCCGCCATGGAGAGACTCTTCTCTATGGACCAATACGCTAAGCCGAACGGCACCTTCGACCGGAAAGGGCTGTTCGAAGTCGAGAAGAGACGTAAATATCTCGATTATTTCGGGAAAGGAGCTGCACTTCTCCAGACCTTCCAGTTCGAGCGGGCGATCACATGCTTTGAGGCGGCGCTCTCCCTCTCCAGGGACCCCGAACTCCTCAGGAACACCGGGATCGCCCACCGCCTCTATGGTTCGCCCGAGAAGGCCCGGACCCTCCTGGAGGAGGTGCTCGAGGGTTGCTCGGACGACCTCTATGCCCTTGTCCACCTTGGCCTCCTCGTCGGCGGGGATAGAGGAAGAGATCGGATCAGAACGGCGGTGGACGAGGCTGTCAGGCAGGGTGCCGACCTCGCCCTGGTGCTTTACCCGGTGGTGCAACATGCCGCCTTCAGCCCGGAGGACGGGATCATCACCAAGATTGAGCGATACGCCGACCTTCCGACACAGGAGGGGAAGCGCAGTCTCTTCTACCTCGGGGTCGGCACCGCCCTCGCTGACCTGGGCTTTCAGCAGGAGGCAAACACCTGCTACCGCCGCGCCCTGAAGGCGAACCCACCCGCACCGGTGCGGGCGCGGGTGCTCAGGAACATAGGTGCCCTGGCCGCCGACGGGGACGAATATGAGCGCGCCGCCTCGCTCCTCGGGCAGGCCCTCCTGGCTGCCCCCAGAGATCCGACGGTCTGGCACCGCCTCTCCCGCGTCAGGACGGCCCTCGGCGATGCAGGCGGGGCGGCCGAAGCAGCAAGAGAGGCCGCACGCCTTGCCCCGACAGACGAAACATATCAGCAGGAGAAGGTCCTCAGGGCCGCAAAAGAAGAGGTGCCACCTCCGGCGCCGGAGGATCCAATCGCAGCAGAACTCATCACCGCAGGCGAACGTCTGATCGAGCACCAGGCAGGGGTACCGGCCGCGCTCAGGGCCTATGCAGCCGCCGCCGCCCGACTCGGCCTCGACCCGGATGAGCAGACCCGCGAAGGGAACGCCCTCTCAGAGCGGGCGAGACTCTTCACCCTCATTAGAGGCGCCTGAGACGAGAGTGCGCCGCACCGCCGCGACCAGGTCGGCGGTGTCGGTCACCACCTCGGCCGACTCTTCGAGCATCAGGTTGACATGTTCGCAGGGTCCGGCCCGGCGGAAATCAGTTCTCAGGGCCACGGCCGGGATGCCGCGCCCGGCCGCATACCCCATCTCCCACGAAGTTCCCGAATCGGCATCCGCACCGTCCACGACCGCAAGGACGAGATCGACACCGCGAAGAACCTCCACATGGCGCTCGAAGATTTGCCGGCGACCGCCCATATCGCAAACCGCCCCGTCGTCCCCCGCCTCCTGCGGGAGATAGACCTCGTAGCGGTGCTCCTCAAGGAGGTCGCGCACCTGCCGGTTGAACGCCCGCTCGGCCTCGGAGAAGAGGGGCGCGGCAAAGTAGATATGGTAACGCGCGAAGTCGTAGACATCGACCGCCTCGATCTCAGGGAACCTGGAGAGGAAGGCACCGCGTCCAGGAACCCGCGCATCGTACCAGGTCCGGTTCACCCCGCAACAAGGGGAGGAGTCGACGCCGACGATACAGAGGGGGGGACCGCGAGCGGCGATGACCCTCCACACCTCCTCTTCCATCCGGTCGAGGACGGCGCAAAAGTCCGGGGTATCGAGGCGCTCCACGAAGGTCGAGGGCGGACGGGGGCGCCCCAGGTAGGCGGTCTCAGGACAGGGGAGAGGGACGACCTCAATCCCGAAGCGTCGGCAGCGCTCCAGCACTCTCCTGAAGGCTTCGAGATCTGCGGGCCCGGTGATCCCCTCGGCACGGAGGGAGGAGTCGAGGACGCATGGTGCGCAGAGGACATACATTCATCTTCACTCTGTCCCAAACCGAGATAGATGATACGCCTCTATGCCTTCAGGGACAACTCCTGCGACCCCAGGAAGTG contains:
- a CDS encoding PAS domain S-box protein; this encodes MNPYPEEISRILDRLKANPRGMSVSDLSRGLGVNRNTVSRYLDMLLIAGELEMRTYGKAKVFYLSQRVPLSAVINLSADGVFVLNHEFTVVQANDRVLEVVQATRDEVVGKPLGESRLSAFDHPLIRGRIEAALEGQDVVEEVRFLRADGELFFRMKVLSTVFNDGSPGITILLEDITEQKRSEEALREGEAKFRALVEDINDIIWNIDEAWTFVYVSPKSFDLLGYAPEEVEGHNIMDFVPPAEHEKVKKRLEEHLHSKKPFSMVSIPMMHRNGGRIVFEASGTPNFDEIGCFAGYRMVARDVTERQQAERRMRGWKSFLHSIVQNIPDMVFVKEVREGTYVFFNRAAEEFAGMCSKEFTGKRDEEIFPPHLVPFMSCGEEEVRKRMVPYECPETAVTLKGREKHFLQVKKIPISGGDGELKYILSIICDITTHVRADLLLREQRDLALALGSATGLGEALSLCLKTSLQVSGMEAGVVFAVDETTGDLILVGASGLSEKFSEAMARVPAGPAVGPFLEGEVKSCPGVVLATTDPALGPFADETLAVVASRPIMCQGLPVAVLVVASRHHAVVPAYATHALETVAAQVSNVIGRIHAQERVRMERDRAERYLEVAGVMIAVIRTDGTIERMNRMGCRILGYREDELVGKNWFATLVPASLRERFEGNFRRLMEGVVVPPEEETTPVITRDGREVEVLWHNTIVRDETGCITGLVSSGDVTGP
- a CDS encoding small ribosomal subunit Rsm22 family protein, with amino-acid sequence MTRPSDPLLLSPEGARKQEVFFSAPRVPRRLERLIEEYIGRKTGKAWDDRVVLERIRAAVVAQKGQYWARGRRREISYEKGYNVFAYLAYHTPVYLVQTELLLHRLVTEGLLPRHLRVLDVGCGPGVVSAAVVDYFGRLEGATAEVTGLDRSEENLEAYAAIVRPYAGHKGVVSVRDPVMADLCNPPEDVLTGSFDLIVFSNVLNELRGLGSEEKADLVAGYARFLSPEGSILLAEPAEKETSTGLREVQRALVGSGMTVYAPCTYLWGAPCQPERCWTFESGPEIRPPRLMEALVAGKEGYRFRNTDIKVSYAVLRADGLTRWGDLERPAKSAHLGALSSHVGRQVNLCAARMSGEIGDEKRHVVKICDGTTKKPVYAVLPEYAMNEENASLLTAEYGDLLFFANVKVKYNKEVDTYSVIVGKKTTVTPLGRGNDP
- a CDS encoding tetratricopeptide repeat protein, encoding MEITVARSFFWEHIWATLWEENDADPEESALLHLFLIRRGRDIGFAAHVATEAFSDEQAKKKFREALSRALSRDVPELAGKERTDYFWHCYIEKLERGDLRGARMMETALAAGVGTDDGYLAPPVPAGESPGMRCWTQQEKAIVTHLARWSDLYFEAPFFTDFPKTQIIPAELETASFTFVTLGKLLGGAIPPGGAESFEKYVDDAAASIALFWFIGMKRKEQIALLNTTYPFSIEEETLDAFVDLFDDYETLLEDATDLVRRGFGEEARTVYAYIILHDRNPIHRHAAYTNLAVLFRDDDETGRAVECAERALSVLEAGADPDPHLLALARKDVGETNFLDGNIESAGIAISSAIRAAEDLPPEQAAPLLWGIASSLRRIGQFEDEYAVLTRVLDLEDTGEAMDAAMERLFSMDQYAKPNGTFDRKGLFEVEKRRKYLDYFGKGAALLQTFQFERAITCFEAALSLSRDPELLRNTGIAHRLYGSPEKARTLLEEVLEGCSDDLYALVHLGLLVGGDRGRDRIRTAVDEAVRQGADLALVLYPVVQHAAFSPEDGIITKIERYADLPTQEGKRSLFYLGVGTALADLGFQQEANTCYRRALKANPPAPVRARVLRNIGALAADGDEYERAASLLGQALLAAPRDPTVWHRLSRVRTALGDAGGAAEAAREAARLAPTDETYQQEKVLRAAKEEVPPPAPEDPIAAELITAGERLIEHQAGVPAALRAYAAAAARLGLDPDEQTREGNALSERARLFTLIRGA
- a CDS encoding nucleoside 2-deoxyribosyltransferase yields the protein MYVLCAPCVLDSSLRAEGITGPADLEAFRRVLERCRRFGIEVVPLPCPETAYLGRPRPPSTFVERLDTPDFCAVLDRMEEEVWRVIAARGPPLCIVGVDSSPCCGVNRTWYDARVPGRGAFLSRFPEIEAVDVYDFARYHIYFAAPLFSEAERAFNRQVRDLLEEHRYEVYLPQEAGDDGAVCDMGGRRQIFERHVEVLRGVDLVLAVVDGADADSGTSWEMGYAAGRGIPAVALRTDFRRAGPCEHVNLMLEESAEVVTDTADLVAAVRRTLVSGASNEGEESRPL